In Chloroflexota bacterium, the sequence AGTCTTTCAACATGTTGCCATGGAAATCGCCGATCACCAGCTTGGACAGCTCGCCACCTTCGACTTGATGTTTGAGGGCATTCGCAACACCATCCAATCGCAGATCAAGCGTTCCATCAAAACTGCCGAAGACCATTTGGGCGACCCCTTCGCCATCAGGCTGCTCAAGTCCCTCTTTCTGGTCAAATATGTCAAGGAATTCAAGGCAACCCCGCGAAACCTGACCGTCCTGATGCTGGACAGTTTCCATGCGGACCTGCCAGCCTTGCGCAAACAGGTAGAACAGGCGCTGGATCTGCTGGAACAGCAGACATACATCCAACGCCACGGCGAGGAGTACGAGTTCCTGACCGACGAGGAGAAGGATGTCGAACAGGACATCAAAAACACCGAAGTCGAGACCGATGCCGTGGCCGAGGAACTGGGCAAGTTAGTCTTTGACTATGTCATCAGGGACCGCAAGATCCGCTACGAAACAAACGGCCAGGACTACTCCTTCTCGCGACGAATTGACGATCGCCTGCTGGGACGGGAACAGGAGCTGGGCATCAAGGTGATCAGCCCCTTCAACGAGTATAGCGACAACGAGACATTGCTTCGCGCCCAATCGATGGGCAGGGATGACCTCCTGGTGATTATGCCTGCCAGCGTCCGGCTGGTGCGTGACCTGGGCATGTACAAACGCACCGAAAAGTACATCCGCCAGAACAGCTCCATCACACAACAGGACACAGTCAGGCGCATCTTGAATGATAAGAGTCTTCGAAATCAGGAGCGCCACCGGACGCTGCAAAGACTGGTGGAGGAACTGTTGGGCAAGTCCAAGTTGATCGTCAACGGCCAGGACGTGGAGAGCGGTTCCAGCGACGGGAAAACCCGGGTTGTGGAAGGCTTCCATAGTCTGCTGGTGCGCACCTATCCCAATCTACGGATGCTGCGGGGTATCACCTATTCCCAGGACGACATTGGCAAGTGCCTGCAGTCCACCGCTGGCCTGCTGGGCGATGATCCAACGACCTTTAGCGAGGCGGAACAGGAGATGATGGCCTTTCTGCAAGAAAATCAGCGCAGCGGACAGCGCACCACCATGCTGAGCCTGGTGAATCGCTTCGAGAAAAAGCCCTATGGCTGGTACCTGGCTGCGATTCAATGCGGAGCCGCCAAGCTCCACGCTCGCGGCAAGATCGAGGCGACCCAGGACAGCAACCTGCTGGAATCCGGGGAATTGGAAAAGGCGTTGACCAATACCCAAGGTTTTGGCAATCTGATCCTGGCGCCACAAATCGATTTCAGCGCCGCGCAGGTCCGACGGTTGAAGGACTTCTACGGCGATTTCTTCGACGAGCCGCCTCACAACAATGAGGCCAAGTCCCTGGCCCAGGAGACCGCCGCGTCCCTGGCCCTTTTGCATACAGAGCTCGAACAGATGCGAGGTCTGCCGGATCAGTACCCTTTCCTCTCGGCCCTGGATCGGCCTATCCGGTTGCTGCAGGAAGTGACCGGTAAGCCGTACACCTTTTACCTGAAAAATCTGGGCCAGCACGAGGATGAGCTCTTCGACTCGAAAGAGAGCGTCATCGATCCCTTGCGCGATTTCATGAGCGGGCCGCAACGCCAGATCTACGACGAGGCCCGTCGCTTTCTGGACAACCAGGCGCCCAACCTCTCCCACGTCGACGGCGGCGACGCCCAGGCCATACGGGTCATCCTGGCTGATCCCACCTGTTACCAGGACCATGCCATGACCCGGCTCAAGGGATTGCTGAACAATCTGCAAGAGCAGGTGCAGGAACAGGTACAGCAGGAACGGGAGGAAGCCAGCCAGGCCCTTCAAAGTCGCTGGCAGCGGCTGGCGGCCATGGATGACTTCCAGGACCTTTCCCCGGAACAACAGGAGGTACTGCGGCAGCCCTTCGACGAGCTCGGCCGGACCGTTCAGGTCCATACACTGATCGCGGTCATTCGGGACGAGCTGCGGAGCTTCGAGGAGCAGCGTTATCCGCAGCTCCTGGGCCAGATGAGCGACTGGCTGGAACCGGAGTCTGAAACTGATCCCGAGAGTGGTCCGGTCATCGAAGAACCCAGATACGAGTACGTTCCCAGCCAATCCCTGGCCGTGCCTTTCAAAAAAGCCTGGCTGGCCGACGAAGCTGACGTAGATGCCTACCTGAAAGCCCTGAAAGAGGCGTTGATGCAGGCCATCGCCGAGGGCAAACGGGTGCAGGTTTAGGCCCACAGGAATCCATATCATGCCCTACTGGCAACTGTTTTACCATCTTGTCTGGTCGACCAAACATCGGGAACCGCTGATCACGCCTGATGTCGAATCGATCATCTACGAACTATTGCGCACAAAGGGCATCGGCCTGGGCGCGACAGTGTTCGCTATCAATGGTATGCCAGAGCATACCCACGTAATTGCCGCAATCCCACCCAAAATCGCCGTTGCTAGATTCGTGGGTCAGATCAAGGGAGTGACAGCAACCAAGTTCAATAAAATGGGCCTACCGAACAAATTGTATTGGCAGGCCGAATACGGTGCTTTTTCTTTCGACGCGAAGCGTTTACCAAATTACATCGCCTACGTCGACCGCCAGAAAGAACATCATGCCCCAGGGTCCCCGCAATCTTGCTTGTGCCGAGCCCAAGTAGTTGCTCATCCAGATCCAGCTCCCCATTTTCATCCAGATCGTCGAACAAAAAAAGACGTTCTCCATAGGTGAGATCTTGTTCCGTAAAACCGGCGTCAGTTCCGAAATCGCGTACCGAATCATTGTCGGCGTCATTGAACAACCAGTCGACCTGACTGATAACCCCCCCCCCGATATGTGCCCGGAACATAGCCTCTGCCATAATCAGGATGTGAGGTGGCCTTCAGAATATCCAGCAGTTCATCCGGCGCGGCGTTTCCGTCGCTGTCAAGATCGACCGCGTCGACGCCCGCGTCGAATACACCATTGCCGTTGCTGTCCAGCCAGGCATAGGTGCCTCCATCGGCGTTGAAGAAA encodes:
- the brxC gene encoding BREX system P-loop protein BrxC, yielding MKLSGYFAKPVDRHIEGVIKADDEASLRLEVEEYVLTNEIAKGLDQFLTAYNNFQGANGAWISGFFGSGKSHLLKMLALLLENRVVEGVATFDAFMDKPELQEDSFLQADLKNAIAIPSQSVLFNIDQKADVIHKGEFDALLAVFVKVFDEMCGYFGKQGYIAQFERDLDSRGQYEAFKETFQEIAGIAWTAGREQALLESHNIDSAYAQITGVPLASAQGILDKYRAEYRLSIEDFAKQVDAYIQQQGPDFRLNFFVDEVGQYIADNIKLMTNLQTVAESLATKSRGRAWIVVTAQEDMTTVLGEMDRQQANDFSKIQARFANRLKLTSADVEEVIRKRLLAKNTRGQADIGQLYEEQKNNFGMLFDFGDGAQTYRNFRDEGHFVGIYPFIPYQFVLFQSAIQSLSQHNAFEGQHRSVGERSMLEVFQHVAMEIADHQLGQLATFDLMFEGIRNTIQSQIKRSIKTAEDHLGDPFAIRLLKSLFLVKYVKEFKATPRNLTVLMLDSFHADLPALRKQVEQALDLLEQQTYIQRHGEEYEFLTDEEKDVEQDIKNTEVETDAVAEELGKLVFDYVIRDRKIRYETNGQDYSFSRRIDDRLLGREQELGIKVISPFNEYSDNETLLRAQSMGRDDLLVIMPASVRLVRDLGMYKRTEKYIRQNSSITQQDTVRRILNDKSLRNQERHRTLQRLVEELLGKSKLIVNGQDVESGSSDGKTRVVEGFHSLLVRTYPNLRMLRGITYSQDDIGKCLQSTAGLLGDDPTTFSEAEQEMMAFLQENQRSGQRTTMLSLVNRFEKKPYGWYLAAIQCGAAKLHARGKIEATQDSNLLESGELEKALTNTQGFGNLILAPQIDFSAAQVRRLKDFYGDFFDEPPHNNEAKSLAQETAASLALLHTELEQMRGLPDQYPFLSALDRPIRLLQEVTGKPYTFYLKNLGQHEDELFDSKESVIDPLRDFMSGPQRQIYDEARRFLDNQAPNLSHVDGGDAQAIRVILADPTCYQDHAMTRLKGLLNNLQEQVQEQVQQEREEASQALQSRWQRLAAMDDFQDLSPEQQEVLRQPFDELGRTVQVHTLIAVIRDELRSFEEQRYPQLLGQMSDWLEPESETDPESGPVIEEPRYEYVPSQSLAVPFKKAWLADEADVDAYLKALKEALMQAIAEGKRVQV
- the tnpA gene encoding IS200/IS605 family transposase, producing the protein MPYWQLFYHLVWSTKHREPLITPDVESIIYELLRTKGIGLGATVFAINGMPEHTHVIAAIPPKIAVARFVGQIKGVTATKFNKMGLPNKLYWQAEYGAFSFDAKRLPNYIAYVDRQKEHHAPGSPQSCLCRAQVVAHPDPAPHFHPDRRTKKDVLHR